ATTTTTGGTTCTTCGACGTTTAATGTGGAATTGACCGACCTCGCCCAGTTTGGATAGCCCTCCCTCAGGAGGATTGCCATGCTTGCCGAACAAATATTCGCCTTGGGTCTTGGTCTCACGCCACCTTGGAAAGTTATGAGTCAACGCCTTGATACAGAACATACGCCAACCAAGCTCCATCTGGAGATCGGTGCCGACCGTGGAGCGCTGTATCCGTGCCCTGAGTGCGGGACCGCGTGCAAGGCGCATGACTTCAAGGAGTACACGTGGCGGCATCTCAACTTCTTCCAGCATCATTGCTACCTTACGGCCCGACTCCCGAGAATCAACTGCCCGGAACACGGAATCCGACGAGTGCAAGCACCATGGGCCAGGGAAGGCAGTCGCTTCACTCTGCTTTTTGAGCAGGTGGTCATGAGCCTCGTCCGCGAGATGCCGGTCAACGCCGTGGCCCGCCACGTTGAGGTCACGGACAAGCGCTTGTGGCGCATCGTCCGCCACGATGTGTCCAAAGCCATCGCCGCACTGGACCTGAAGAGCCTCAAGGCAATCGGCCTGGACGAGACCGCATCCAAGCGAGGCCACAACTATATTACCGTCTTCATCGACCTGGACCGATCCGACAAGCCCGTGATCTTTGCGACTCCCGGCAAGGGCAAGGATTGCCTGACGAAGTTCTGCGCGTTCATCGAAGCCCATGAGGGTCGTCCCGAGAACATCGTCGAAGTTGTCTGTGACATGTCGCCGGCGTTCCTCTCCGCAGTCGAACAGGAGTTCAAGTCCGCCTCGGTGACAGTCGACTGGTTCCATGTAGTCCAGCTCTTCACCAAGGCCGTAGATGACGTCAGAAAGCTAGAAGCCAGGCAGACAAAGCTGCCGGACCACACCCGTTGGGCCGTGCTCAAGGGCGCTGAAAAAGAGCGCACGCAGCACCAAGAAAATGCTCTCCTGGAGCTCGTCGAGCAGGGTTTCGCTACCGCTAAGGCCTACCGTGTCAAAGAACTTCTGCGCTGGGTGCGGCGGGCCGAATCAAAGCAGGCCGCCAAGTGGCGCATCACTCATTTTCTCAAGCATGCGGCGGAGTATGCTGCCAACTGCCCGCTCCTGGAGCCTGTGCGGAGCGCACTTGCAAGCTTCGAGAGGCACTTGCCGCGAATACTTCATCGTTGGCACTCCTTGCACACCAATGCGAGGCTTGAAGGCTACAATGGCCTTTTCCAGGCGGCGAGAGCCAGAGCCCGAGGATACCGAAATGTGGAGAACTTCATCACCATGGTCTACCTGATCGCGGCTCCGATTCAGGTCTTGGTGACTTCATGAATTCCACATTAAACGTCGAAGAACCCTATTTTTTGATGTCGGTCGGGCAGACGTCATCCTTGAGACAATAGCTTTCCACGAATCGGCCGATCTGAACGCCCATGTGAATGCATTTTTTCCCGGCCAGACAGTCCTCGACATCCTTCTTGTCCAGATGGGTATCCAGAGAGTGTTCGTCGTGCGTGAATTCCACCACCCAAGCTTCGGTCTTTTCGTCGTAAAAACACGATGTCTGGATGCCGTTCTTCTCGATCTCCGGATACATTTCCCTGATCCTCGCCAAGAGTTCGCTCGCTTTCACCTGCATTGTCGCCTCCTTCATTTCGCGGTCCGAACAGTCAAAAGAATCACAAGTCATAGCATCACTTGTCAGACTTTAGACGAAAACACAATTACGGACCAAATTTTACGGGTTACACAGGGCGAAGCTAAAAAAATGATCGGGGGCCGTTCCGGACTACCGACCGGGCCGGTCCAGCACGCAGATCGTCTTGTCTTCAGGATCGAAGACCTCGTCCAAAATGGAATCCACATGGTCACGCCGACGGCTGAAAATCTTCGCGCAGCATTCCTCAAGCGTCGCACGCGCCTTGGCGTCCAGCGGTAGATCCGGAAAATCGGGCAAATCTAAGTCCTCGAATACCAGAGGCGCGAAGGCCAGGTCCCGGTCCAGGGTCCAGGTCTGTCCACCGCCGCCGGTCACGGACTCCTTGAACACCTGGGTCTGATCCATGCGCTTGGCGAAGGCCAGGGATTCGGAGGGTCGGTTGGATTCGTTGACGGACTTGATGCGGGTGTTGATCTCGTCGCACAACTTGCGCAGATGATCATGATTGACGGATATCATCACCCGGCCGGGATGCAGCGGGTCGGAGTAGGGAGCCCCGTGCATATAGGACTCGATCATGCGCGCCAACGGTTCGTAGATCTCCCACACGGTCTTGGCGAAAAGGCCCTTGCGGGTGAAACTGCGCGGCCTGCGGAATTGCAGGCTGCAAACCTTGTGCGTGTAGAGGGTCGGATCATCAAGGGTCACGCCCAGCGAATCGAAAAGAAAGCGTGTGTCGGCCTCGTTCCCGAGCAGGCAGTTGAGACCAGCGAACCAAGACCGGATGTTCTCAACCTGGGTCTTGAGCTTGGCGGCTTGAGACTCGAAAAAAGCGATCTCATCCTCAAGGGCCGTGCGCGCCCCGAAAAACGTATCCGCCGCCTCGCGCAGTCCCTCTTCCACCAACGCGTTGCCCCATTCATCCAGAAGTCCCATGCGCCCCCCGTTCAGTGCTTATTTACGGCGACTCTACGCACCCCAATCAGTCCTGACAAGCGCGCTTCCGATCTTTGATTGACAGGCTCAAGGGCTGGCTATAGTACTTTGTGAAATTTTTTACAGGAGGTTTACGCCTTGAATATTCTGATTTTCGGACCCAATGGCAGTGGCAAGGGAACCCAGGGCTCCCTGGCGAAGAAGAAGTACGATCTGGACCACATCGAGTCCGGCGCGATTTTCCGCAAGCACATCGGCGGCGGCACTGAGCTTGGCCTGAAGGCCAAGGCTTACATCGATCGCGGCGAGCTCGTTCCCGACGACATCACCATCCCCATGGTCCTCGACGTACTCAAGAACGCGAGCCCCAACGGCTGGCTGCTGGACGGCTTTCCCCGCTCCATCGTGCAGGCCCAGAAGCTGTGGGAAGCACTGCAGGCCGACGGCGTAAAGCTGGACTTCGTCATTGAAATCCTCCTGCCCCGCGAAGTAGCCAAGAACCGCATCATGGGTCGTCGCCTCTGCAAGAACGACAACAACCATCCCAACAACATTTTCATCGACGCCATCAAGCCCGACGGCGACAAGTGTCGCGTCTGCGGCGGCGAGCTCACCGCCCGTGCCGACGACCAGGATGAAGACGCCATCGACAAGCGCCACAACATCTACTACGATGCCAACACCGGCACCTTGGCGGCTTCCTATTATTACAAGAACCTGTCCAAGGAATTCGGCTTCAAGTACATTGAACTCGACGGCGAAGGTTCCATCGACGACATCCGCGCCACCCTCATGGCTCAGCTGTAAGCCAGGCGTTCATCTCAAGAAGAGGAAAGGCGGGGCAAGCCCCGCCTTTTTTATTTATCATGACACTTCAGATCGGCAGAATCGACTATCTCAACATCTGGCACATTTTCCACCTTCTGGCCAAAACCTGCCCCGAAGGTCCGGACTTTCACTATGTGCCCGATCACCCCAGCAAACTGAACCGGGCCTTGGCCGAGGGCGAACTGGACATCTCGCCGTCCTCTTCTTTCGAATATCTTCTCCACGCCGAAAACTATGTTCTCCTTCCCGGAGCCTCGATCTGCGCCCAGAAGGAAGTCCAGAGCGTCCTCTTTCTCTCTCCGGCTCCCCTGGAAGAACTGCCAGGGTGGCTGGCCCGCAACCCGGGTCCTGTCTGCCTGACCGGGGCATCGGCCACCTCCACCGCCCTTCTGAAAATTCTGTGGCTCCAGAAATGGAAGCTGCCCGAGCCGCATTGGATGACCGTCGAACCCGGACACGGCCTGTCCACCGGACGCCCCTTCCTGGAGATCGGCAACCTCGCCCTGCGCCATTTCGTTGATCCGCCTGCGGGCTACCATATCGTCGATCTGGCCACCGAGTGGGCGAACTGGACCGGACTGCCTTTTGTTTTCGCGGTCTGGATCGTACGCCGGGCGCTGTCCGCCACCGCTCGAGAACAGCTGGCACGCCTTCGCTTGCACATAAACGCCATTACCGCCGATCTGGACAGCCATTTCGATGCCCTGTCCCGCCTGCCCGAGCTTCCGGCCTGGCTGACCAGTCCGAACCTGTTTCGTTACTGGCTCGCCATGAGTTACGGGCTGGGCCCCGCCGAACAGGCCTCCCTGGCCCTCTTTGGCGAGCGCTGCACAAAGCAGGGACTGCTGCCCGGCATGCCGGGGCTACGCTGGTTCGACGCCTGAAGCCATCCGCGACAATCCCCTTGGACTCACGAATCACCGACTCAGCGCCACCGGCCCTTCCCCGACCTCAAGTTTTCATGTACTCTAGCCGATAAGATTGATCAGGCGTCATGTTCCGACACGAAAGGGAGGAGTTATGGACATTGAAGGGACCCTTGGGGGCATCTCCCAGGGCTACGCAAAGCAAACCTTCGGAGCCGCCGTGGTCGGGAAAACCCTCGACTACATGAACGGCGCAGGCGCCTCGAATGCTCAGCCCTTTGACAGGGAAACATTCGGGGCGGCCGTGGTCACCAAAACGCTCGATACCATGAACGCGAACACGAACCGTCATCAAAACAGGACCCAGGACTCATACTCGTTTCAAAAGGATGTGCTCATGCCCACCTATACGGGCCGGGGCACCATTCTCGACGATATGGGATGAGAAACGGAACATGACGCTCATTGCGGGAAAGTCCCGCAATCTGGCCCCGGGTGCGTGCATCCGGGGCCTTTTGCATTTCTTGGGTGCGCGCAAATTCAAGTTTTTCGCCGATCGTCCGATACATCAAACAGGGCATGGACGCCCCTTTTGACGCAATACCCGTGGCCATGGACGGCCGAGGAGGCGAAGATGAGTTTGCGCGTGGACAAACCCCAGGCTCAGGGAAGATGGAGAGAAGGCCAGCTTTCCTGGGACATGGGACATCAAAAAAAGAGACAGCAGAAG
This is a stretch of genomic DNA from Desulfomicrobium apsheronum. It encodes these proteins:
- a CDS encoding menaquinone biosynthetic enzyme MqnA/MqnD family protein; protein product: MTLQIGRIDYLNIWHIFHLLAKTCPEGPDFHYVPDHPSKLNRALAEGELDISPSSSFEYLLHAENYVLLPGASICAQKEVQSVLFLSPAPLEELPGWLARNPGPVCLTGASATSTALLKILWLQKWKLPEPHWMTVEPGHGLSTGRPFLEIGNLALRHFVDPPAGYHIVDLATEWANWTGLPFVFAVWIVRRALSATAREQLARLRLHINAITADLDSHFDALSRLPELPAWLTSPNLFRYWLAMSYGLGPAEQASLALFGERCTKQGLLPGMPGLRWFDA
- a CDS encoding ISL3 family transposase; translated protein: MLAEQIFALGLGLTPPWKVMSQRLDTEHTPTKLHLEIGADRGALYPCPECGTACKAHDFKEYTWRHLNFFQHHCYLTARLPRINCPEHGIRRVQAPWAREGSRFTLLFEQVVMSLVREMPVNAVARHVEVTDKRLWRIVRHDVSKAIAALDLKSLKAIGLDETASKRGHNYITVFIDLDRSDKPVIFATPGKGKDCLTKFCAFIEAHEGRPENIVEVVCDMSPAFLSAVEQEFKSASVTVDWFHVVQLFTKAVDDVRKLEARQTKLPDHTRWAVLKGAEKERTQHQENALLELVEQGFATAKAYRVKELLRWVRRAESKQAAKWRITHFLKHAAEYAANCPLLEPVRSALASFERHLPRILHRWHSLHTNARLEGYNGLFQAARARARGYRNVENFITMVYLIAAPIQVLVTS
- a CDS encoding adenylate kinase encodes the protein MNILIFGPNGSGKGTQGSLAKKKYDLDHIESGAIFRKHIGGGTELGLKAKAYIDRGELVPDDITIPMVLDVLKNASPNGWLLDGFPRSIVQAQKLWEALQADGVKLDFVIEILLPREVAKNRIMGRRLCKNDNNHPNNIFIDAIKPDGDKCRVCGGELTARADDQDEDAIDKRHNIYYDANTGTLAASYYYKNLSKEFGFKYIELDGEGSIDDIRATLMAQL